One Azospirillum brasilense DNA segment encodes these proteins:
- a CDS encoding heavy metal translocating P-type ATPase translates to MSGLPWFLRLEPVHRVPGRIRLRYACRPGAPDDAATLHRVVEAVSGVTSVRASRAARSLAVRYDPAMTDAPALCLALAALPIPEPAPPAAAAEEGGENHVATLVRSLATLAGGFLLPMPLRLPLSLAVAMPMLREGMAIYGREGVNSHVLEAAAVAISLARRDFTAANTTVFMLALGEYMEESIARRSDALLKRLLRPSSDQVWLLRDGTEVQVSADTVMVGDSVVIGAGTVIPVDGTVLSGEATVNEAAMTGESAPVVKQRGSAVLSGTLMEEGRLVVYAEHVGSHTAAARIADYVEQSLSAKSEAQLDAARLADRLVPTVLKLAGGSFLMTGDWRSAASVLQADYSCALKLATPVAFKSAMYGAGQAGILIKGANALERLAQADTVIFDKTGTLTTGDLQVTDSIAFDPTFSPDDLICLAASVEEHYFHPLAMAVVNAAKETHNRHFDHQEVKFIVAHGVASVIDGKRIVVGSRHFIEDDEGIDTTAHREAIDALHRDGKTLLFIGFGGVLAGVLALKDSVRATSAATIARLRRAGVKQVLMLTGDHRDRAAELAAELHLDGFHADLLPTDKARIIEDLSRDGARIAFVGDGINDAPALAGAHVGIAMQKGADIARLTADVALLEDRIERVADAKETANAAMALIARNYRLTVGLNSAILGAAALGLLSPVGTAVLHNGTTIGILLNALRRAPVAVP, encoded by the coding sequence ATGAGCGGCCTGCCCTGGTTCCTGCGGCTGGAGCCGGTCCATCGGGTTCCGGGGCGCATCCGGCTGCGCTACGCCTGCCGCCCCGGCGCCCCCGACGACGCGGCGACCCTGCACCGGGTGGTGGAGGCGGTCTCCGGGGTGACGTCGGTTCGGGCGAGCCGCGCCGCGCGATCGCTGGCCGTCCGCTACGATCCGGCGATGACGGACGCCCCGGCGCTGTGCCTCGCGTTGGCCGCCCTGCCGATTCCGGAACCGGCGCCTCCCGCCGCGGCGGCGGAGGAGGGCGGGGAGAATCACGTCGCGACGCTGGTCCGCAGCCTCGCCACGCTGGCCGGCGGCTTCCTGCTGCCCATGCCGCTGCGCCTGCCGCTGTCGCTGGCCGTCGCGATGCCGATGCTGCGCGAGGGCATGGCCATCTACGGGCGGGAGGGCGTCAATTCCCATGTGCTGGAAGCGGCGGCGGTGGCGATCTCCCTGGCGCGGCGGGATTTCACAGCGGCCAACACCACCGTCTTCATGCTGGCGCTTGGCGAGTATATGGAGGAGTCCATCGCCCGCCGGTCGGACGCGCTGCTGAAGCGGCTGCTGCGCCCGTCGAGCGATCAGGTGTGGCTGCTGCGCGACGGCACGGAGGTCCAGGTGTCCGCCGACACCGTCATGGTCGGCGACAGCGTGGTCATCGGCGCCGGGACGGTGATCCCGGTGGACGGCACGGTGCTGAGCGGGGAGGCGACCGTCAACGAGGCCGCCATGACTGGCGAGAGCGCCCCGGTGGTCAAACAGCGCGGCTCCGCCGTCCTGTCCGGCACGCTGATGGAGGAGGGGCGGCTGGTCGTCTACGCCGAGCATGTCGGCAGCCACACCGCCGCCGCCCGCATCGCCGATTACGTCGAACAGTCGCTTTCCGCCAAGAGCGAGGCGCAGCTCGACGCGGCGCGGCTGGCCGACCGGCTGGTGCCCACGGTGCTGAAGCTGGCCGGCGGTTCCTTCCTGATGACCGGCGACTGGCGCAGCGCCGCATCGGTTCTCCAGGCCGACTATTCCTGCGCGCTGAAGCTGGCGACCCCGGTGGCCTTCAAGTCGGCGATGTACGGGGCAGGGCAGGCGGGCATCCTGATCAAGGGCGCCAACGCGCTGGAACGGCTGGCCCAGGCCGACACGGTCATCTTCGACAAGACCGGCACTCTGACCACCGGCGATCTCCAGGTGACCGACTCCATCGCCTTCGACCCGACCTTCAGCCCCGACGACCTGATCTGCCTCGCCGCCTCGGTGGAGGAGCACTATTTCCACCCGCTGGCGATGGCCGTGGTCAACGCCGCCAAGGAGACGCACAACCGCCACTTCGACCATCAGGAGGTGAAGTTCATCGTCGCCCACGGGGTGGCCAGCGTCATCGACGGCAAGCGCATCGTCGTCGGCTCCCGCCATTTCATCGAGGACGACGAGGGCATCGACACCACGGCTCACCGGGAGGCCATCGACGCGCTGCACCGTGACGGCAAGACGCTGCTGTTCATTGGCTTCGGCGGGGTGCTGGCCGGCGTTCTGGCGCTGAAAGACAGCGTGCGCGCGACCAGCGCGGCGACCATCGCGCGGCTGCGGCGCGCCGGGGTGAAGCAGGTGCTGATGCTGACCGGCGACCACCGCGACCGCGCTGCCGAACTGGCCGCGGAACTGCATCTCGACGGCTTTCACGCCGACCTGCTGCCCACCGACAAGGCCCGCATCATCGAGGACCTTAGCCGCGACGGCGCGCGCATCGCCTTCGTCGGCGACGGCATCAACGACGCTCCGGCGCTGGCCGGCGCCCATGTCGGGATCGCCATGCAGAAGGGAGCCGATATCGCCCGGCTGACCGCCGACGTGGCGCTTCTGGAGGATCGGATCGAACGGGTGGCCGATGCCAAGGAGACGGCGAACGCCGCCATGGCGCTGATCGCCCGCAACTACCGCCTGACTGTCGGTCTGAACAGCGCGATCCTCGGCGCCGCCGCGTTGGGTCTGCTGTCTCCGGTGGGCACAGCCGTGCTCCACAACGGAACCACGATCGGGATTCTTCTGAACGCGCTGCGCCGCGCGCCGGTGGCCGTACCTTGA
- a CDS encoding YtxH domain-containing protein codes for MAKKTKKALKKLKKQQRQYEAAMAVAGAPIGGGMGAGMARGQGLLGGLSGLLPSRRSEQFLVGLLVGAAAAYVLSDEELRGKIVKSGLKLYGNLAGGLAEMKEQMADLQAELEAEQAGPL; via the coding sequence ATGGCTAAGAAGACCAAGAAGGCGTTGAAGAAGCTGAAGAAGCAGCAGCGCCAGTACGAAGCCGCCATGGCCGTCGCCGGCGCCCCCATTGGAGGTGGCATGGGGGCCGGCATGGCGCGGGGGCAGGGGCTTCTCGGCGGGCTGAGCGGTCTTCTCCCGTCGCGCCGGTCCGAGCAGTTCCTGGTCGGGCTCCTGGTCGGGGCGGCGGCGGCCTATGTGCTGTCCGACGAGGAGTTGCGCGGCAAGATCGTGAAGTCCGGCCTGAAGCTGTACGGCAACCTCGCCGGCGGCCTTGCCGAGATGAAGGAGCAGATGGCCGACCTCCAGGCCGAACTGGAGGCGGAACAGGCCGGACCGTTATGA
- a CDS encoding cation transporter, with protein MPDDFLSRLAAALTIAHHIPGRVRLKLDGAAERSLAALADDARALHRALTGAEGIRSVALNPLARSCTIEYDPTVIPPSAWPDLLRGEASAAAGTLLRIATAGFAGGAPERRP; from the coding sequence ATGCCCGACGATTTCCTGAGCCGGCTGGCCGCCGCTCTGACCATCGCGCACCACATTCCGGGCCGGGTGCGGCTGAAGCTCGACGGCGCCGCGGAGCGCAGTCTGGCGGCGCTGGCGGACGACGCCAGGGCGCTGCACCGGGCGCTCACCGGGGCGGAGGGCATCCGCTCCGTCGCGCTGAACCCGCTCGCCCGCTCCTGCACCATCGAATACGACCCCACGGTGATCCCGCCCTCGGCGTGGCCGGATCTGCTGCGGGGGGAAGCCAGCGCGGCGGCGGGGACGCTGCTGCGCATCGCCACCGCCGGGTTTGCCGGCGGTGCGCCGGAAAGGAGACCATGA
- a CDS encoding HMA2 domain-containing protein has translation MSGRTSPIASAVPGRIRVRHPLLRRTDRFQEALGRLETLDAVRVTENNPAVGSVLLSYDPAVLMPDDARSQVEALLSAVLHPAEAPPVPDDPAPVAESKPAAPELKWRINRAAKIGMMGSMAATLAALGVGKRVHAGFGTLFVAFMLVHMTVQRKRLFQ, from the coding sequence ATGAGCGGACGGACCTCTCCCATCGCATCGGCGGTGCCCGGACGCATCCGCGTGCGCCACCCGCTGCTGCGCCGGACGGACCGCTTCCAGGAGGCGCTGGGCCGCCTGGAGACTCTGGATGCTGTTCGGGTGACCGAGAACAACCCGGCGGTGGGCAGTGTTCTGCTGAGCTACGATCCCGCCGTGTTGATGCCGGATGACGCCCGGTCCCAGGTGGAGGCGCTGCTGTCGGCGGTCCTGCACCCCGCTGAGGCTCCTCCGGTACCGGACGACCCTGCCCCCGTCGCGGAAAGCAAGCCGGCCGCTCCGGAACTGAAATGGCGGATCAACCGCGCGGCCAAGATCGGGATGATGGGCAGCATGGCGGCGACCCTGGCAGCGCTGGGGGTGGGCAAGCGCGTCCATGCCGGCTTCGGCACGCTGTTCGTCGCCTTCATGCTCGTCCACATGACCGTGCAGCGCAAACGCCTGTTCCAATGA
- a CDS encoding enoyl-CoA hydratase/isomerase family protein, producing MPEISTRTEGAIRILTISNERKRNAFEGSMAADFLRLLNEAESDDAVRVIVVTGAGDIAFSSGHDLNEIASGAHAESNLGEEPFLRPRSMHKPVIAAINGHCYAAALIFAVNCDLRVASTNATFGSPGARLGMLPEGGQIGRLPRLMTSARALELMLTANPLSADEAYRTGFINRLTEKGEALNEALALARDIARNSPSVVAAIKAGVILGELEGVEAAAIYEATVARRLEKQADAREGVSAFLEKRAPVFRGGA from the coding sequence ATGCCCGAAATTTCCACGCGGACGGAGGGCGCGATCCGCATCCTGACCATCTCCAACGAGCGCAAGCGGAATGCGTTCGAAGGGTCGATGGCGGCGGACTTCCTCCGCCTCCTGAACGAAGCGGAAAGCGATGACGCGGTGCGCGTGATCGTGGTCACGGGGGCAGGGGACATCGCCTTCTCCAGCGGCCATGACCTGAACGAGATCGCGTCCGGCGCGCACGCCGAAAGCAACCTGGGGGAAGAACCCTTCCTGCGCCCACGCAGCATGCACAAGCCGGTGATCGCGGCGATCAACGGCCATTGCTATGCCGCGGCCCTCATCTTCGCGGTGAACTGCGATCTGCGGGTGGCGAGCACGAATGCGACCTTCGGTTCGCCGGGGGCGCGTCTCGGCATGCTGCCCGAGGGCGGCCAGATCGGCCGTCTGCCGCGCCTGATGACGTCGGCCCGCGCGCTCGAGTTGATGCTGACAGCGAACCCGCTGTCGGCCGACGAGGCCTACCGGACCGGATTTATCAACCGCCTGACTGAAAAGGGCGAGGCTTTGAACGAAGCCCTCGCCCTGGCGCGCGACATCGCCAGGAACTCTCCGTCCGTGGTCGCCGCGATCAAGGCCGGCGTGATCCTGGGTGAACTCGAAGGCGTCGAGGCTGCGGCCATCTATGAAGCGACCGTCGCCCGCCGGCTGGAAAAACAAGCCGATGCCCGTGAAGGTGTCAGCGCCTTCCTGGAAAAGCGCGCTCCTGTGTTCCGTGGCGGTGCATGA
- a CDS encoding class I adenylate-forming enzyme family protein, translating into MTLPDSVYDLLLNTATRVPAAPAWRFLDDGVERSWGEVLAKVDVAAAALSAIGIGPGVHVAVMSWNREEFPITWLALSRLQAVMVPVNATYTAREVEYVLRTSLATHMVLEAEFLPHLDKLETVKLDPSRIIVIGDAVSDRHRNWRTLMDEARGRQAPATPRAMDATLNLQYTSGTTGFSKACMLSNEYWLCLGISSTEFFATDLHRFYVGSSFFYMVGQRILLNAIVSGGCAFFPRKPGAKRFMPDVSALECDYCALFEMVYKQPPRPGDADNKLKIATIFAFGPESHIDFQRRFDVYGQEFYGMTEIGGGSYVPAHRLPEMTGSGSCGVAAPFRELMIAGEDGKPVPTGQTGELWVRGRGILKGYFGNEDATADAFTDGWFRTGDLCRVDSEGYHYILGRTKDMVRRMGENIASREVEVVLRALDQIQDAAIVPVPDDYRGEEIKAYILLAPGVSPDTCAPEFIADHCSRHLAGFKVPRYYEYRDSFPLTDSQRVQKKHLIAEKPDLRVGAYDRQDKIWR; encoded by the coding sequence ATGACGCTTCCGGACTCAGTGTATGACCTACTGCTGAATACAGCTACCCGTGTCCCGGCGGCGCCCGCTTGGCGCTTCCTCGACGATGGCGTGGAGCGGAGCTGGGGCGAGGTTCTGGCCAAGGTCGATGTCGCCGCCGCCGCCCTGTCCGCCATCGGCATCGGCCCTGGGGTTCATGTCGCAGTGATGTCGTGGAACCGCGAGGAGTTCCCGATCACTTGGCTGGCGCTGTCGCGTCTCCAGGCGGTGATGGTGCCGGTCAACGCGACCTACACCGCGCGTGAGGTCGAGTATGTCCTGAGGACCTCGCTCGCCACGCACATGGTGCTGGAAGCGGAGTTCCTGCCGCATCTGGACAAGCTGGAAACGGTGAAGCTCGATCCCTCCCGCATCATCGTGATCGGCGATGCGGTGTCGGACCGTCACCGCAACTGGCGGACCCTGATGGACGAGGCCCGTGGCCGTCAGGCTCCGGCGACTCCGCGTGCCATGGACGCCACGCTCAACCTCCAATACACGTCGGGCACGACGGGCTTCTCCAAGGCCTGCATGCTTAGCAACGAGTATTGGCTGTGCCTCGGCATCAGCTCGACTGAGTTCTTCGCCACCGACCTGCACCGCTTCTATGTCGGTTCCAGCTTTTTCTACATGGTGGGGCAGCGCATCCTGCTGAACGCCATAGTCAGCGGCGGCTGCGCCTTCTTCCCGCGCAAGCCGGGCGCCAAGCGTTTCATGCCAGACGTGTCAGCGCTGGAATGCGATTACTGCGCCCTGTTCGAGATGGTCTACAAGCAGCCGCCGCGCCCGGGCGACGCGGACAACAAGCTGAAGATCGCCACGATCTTTGCATTCGGCCCGGAGAGCCATATCGACTTCCAGCGCCGCTTCGACGTGTATGGCCAGGAATTTTACGGCATGACGGAGATTGGCGGCGGCAGCTATGTCCCCGCCCATCGCCTGCCGGAGATGACCGGATCGGGAAGCTGCGGCGTGGCCGCTCCCTTCCGCGAGCTGATGATTGCGGGCGAGGACGGCAAGCCGGTCCCAACCGGCCAAACGGGCGAGCTGTGGGTTCGCGGCCGTGGCATCCTCAAGGGCTATTTCGGCAATGAGGACGCGACGGCAGACGCCTTCACCGACGGATGGTTCCGAACCGGCGACCTTTGCCGCGTGGATTCCGAGGGCTATCACTACATCCTTGGCCGCACCAAGGACATGGTCCGCCGCATGGGCGAGAACATCGCCTCGCGCGAGGTTGAAGTGGTGCTGCGCGCGCTCGACCAGATCCAGGACGCCGCCATCGTGCCGGTGCCCGACGATTACCGCGGCGAGGAGATCAAGGCCTACATCCTGCTGGCCCCCGGTGTGTCCCCGGACACCTGCGCGCCGGAGTTCATCGCCGATCATTGCTCCCGTCATCTCGCCGGGTTCAAGGTCCCCCGCTACTACGAGTACCGCGACAGCTTCCCGCTGACCGACTCCCAACGGGTCCAGAAGAAGCATCTGATCGCCGAGAAGCCCGACCTGCGCGTCGGTGCCTATGACCGGCAGGACAAGATCTGGCGCTGA
- a CDS encoding ABC transporter permease, whose protein sequence is MKRSLWEKSGRYLLPVYFVGVLLYLLLPLLLVIPMSISETRYLKFPPQGFTFRWYQEFFASAGWIDATLRSLLIAAASAMLATAIGTAAALVLSREGSKAARVAGPVFLGPQVVPVIILALGTLLVFSRFGLYGSLWGVVLVHAVLALPFVTTTVSGALRQTGDTLARAARVLGAKPHEAFWHVTLPTIRPAVISAGVFAFFISFDELVIALFVMGQNETLPMRIWADMRHDLTPVVAAVATLLIVVTFAAVFMSDLIQRRAKRSAG, encoded by the coding sequence ATGAAACGATCACTTTGGGAAAAGTCCGGGCGCTACCTGCTTCCGGTCTATTTCGTCGGCGTCCTGCTTTACCTGTTGCTGCCGTTGCTGCTGGTCATCCCGATGTCGATCAGCGAAACGCGCTATCTGAAATTCCCGCCGCAAGGCTTCACGTTCCGATGGTATCAGGAGTTCTTCGCGTCCGCCGGCTGGATCGACGCCACCCTGCGCAGCCTGCTGATCGCCGCGGCGAGCGCCATGCTGGCCACCGCCATCGGCACCGCGGCCGCCCTGGTGCTGAGCCGGGAGGGCAGCAAGGCCGCGCGGGTGGCTGGACCGGTCTTCCTGGGTCCGCAGGTGGTGCCGGTCATCATTCTGGCGCTGGGCACCCTGCTGGTCTTCAGCCGCTTCGGCCTTTACGGCTCGCTGTGGGGGGTGGTTCTGGTCCATGCCGTTCTGGCTCTGCCCTTCGTCACCACCACGGTGTCCGGGGCGCTGCGCCAGACCGGCGACACGCTGGCCCGCGCGGCCCGCGTGCTGGGGGCGAAGCCGCATGAGGCCTTCTGGCACGTCACCTTGCCGACGATCCGTCCGGCGGTGATCTCGGCCGGCGTGTTCGCCTTCTTCATCTCCTTCGACGAGCTGGTCATCGCCCTGTTCGTCATGGGGCAGAACGAAACCCTGCCCATGCGTATCTGGGCGGACATGCGTCACGACCTGACGCCGGTCGTGGCCGCCGTCGCCACGCTGCTGATCGTCGTCACCTTTGCCGCCGTCTTCATGAGCGATCTGATCCAACGCCGCGCCAAACGGAGTGCGGGGTAA
- a CDS encoding ABC transporter permease: protein MSDGVAMPRDGKGAARGRRAPLSSLWLLAPAAVLFLFVFILPVGEVALWSVQGEAGLSAENYEAALGAGPYRTILFGTLQLSFGVACACILVGYPAAYFLASRPPRNRTLLLLLILTPLWVSVLVRTFGWIVVLGREGLVNSMLIGIGAVDGPLQMLYTRGAVYIAMVQVLLPVAILVMFSTMTTINRSLLMASRILGASPWRGFVHIFLPLSAGGAVNAWMLTFVLALGFFITPALVGGPKETMIANLIATQITLTLDWGLGSALGMVLVIAGFTVVGAIALLFRRATGLSGHGGSR from the coding sequence ATGAGCGACGGCGTTGCCATGCCGCGCGATGGGAAAGGGGCGGCGCGCGGCAGGCGCGCGCCTCTCTCCTCCCTCTGGCTGCTTGCCCCAGCGGCCGTGCTGTTCCTCTTCGTGTTCATCCTCCCGGTGGGCGAGGTCGCGTTGTGGAGCGTGCAGGGTGAAGCCGGGCTGTCGGCGGAGAATTACGAGGCGGCACTCGGCGCGGGGCCATACCGGACGATCCTGTTCGGAACCTTGCAGCTTTCCTTCGGCGTGGCCTGCGCCTGCATCCTGGTCGGCTATCCGGCCGCCTATTTCCTCGCATCCCGTCCGCCGCGCAACCGGACCCTGCTGCTCCTCCTCATCCTGACCCCGCTGTGGGTCAGCGTGTTGGTGCGCACCTTCGGCTGGATCGTCGTTCTCGGCCGGGAAGGGCTGGTGAACTCCATGCTGATCGGGATCGGCGCCGTCGACGGGCCGCTCCAGATGCTGTACACGCGCGGAGCCGTCTACATCGCGATGGTTCAGGTCCTGCTGCCGGTCGCCATTCTGGTCATGTTCTCGACCATGACCACCATCAACCGTTCTCTGTTGATGGCGTCCCGGATTTTGGGTGCATCGCCGTGGCGTGGCTTCGTCCACATCTTCCTTCCGCTGAGCGCGGGGGGAGCGGTCAACGCCTGGATGCTCACCTTCGTGCTGGCTCTCGGCTTCTTCATCACCCCGGCGCTGGTCGGCGGTCCGAAGGAGACGATGATCGCGAACCTGATCGCGACGCAGATCACGCTGACCCTCGATTGGGGGTTGGGTTCGGCGCTGGGCATGGTGCTGGTGATCGCGGGCTTCACCGTGGTGGGTGCTATCGCCCTGCTCTTCCGGCGAGCGACGGGGCTGAGCGGCCATGGAGGCTCGCGATGA
- a CDS encoding ABC transporter substrate-binding protein: MKKLLWSLSVGAAIVGGAGDAALAQSGNKSITIANYGGAWAETLNRICIEPFTKETGITVTQAATEDSLAQIRVQQTTKNILWDIAPTERSGLPVSSKNGWLEPIDWSVVDPDNKLPPVARKQYAIGAIAYSTTIGVRTDKLPEGKSFGGWKDFWDVKTFPGPRTLRNSPAENLEFALIADGVKPSEVYNVLRSPEGVDRAFRKLDEIKPAITVWWTSGQQPVQLLASGEVFYATAFNGRIQQLQKDKLPVRIIWDGGSLDVSYYSIVKGARNVADAQKFMNYCWNTPTRLAEIARAMPYSSFNPDIYKILSADEAKELPTSPANLDVQFALDSEYWAENLPRIQKRWEAWRLQ; this comes from the coding sequence ATGAAGAAGCTGCTGTGGAGCCTCTCCGTTGGAGCGGCGATTGTCGGCGGTGCCGGCGACGCCGCCCTGGCCCAGTCCGGCAACAAGTCGATCACGATCGCCAATTACGGCGGTGCGTGGGCGGAAACCCTGAACCGCATCTGCATCGAGCCGTTCACCAAGGAGACCGGCATCACCGTCACCCAGGCGGCGACCGAAGACTCCCTTGCCCAGATCCGCGTCCAGCAGACCACCAAGAACATCCTGTGGGACATTGCGCCCACCGAACGTTCGGGCTTGCCGGTCTCGTCCAAGAATGGCTGGCTGGAGCCGATCGACTGGTCGGTGGTCGACCCGGACAACAAGCTCCCGCCGGTTGCCCGCAAACAGTACGCCATCGGCGCAATCGCCTATTCCACCACGATCGGCGTGCGCACCGATAAGCTGCCGGAAGGCAAGAGCTTCGGCGGCTGGAAGGACTTCTGGGACGTCAAGACCTTCCCCGGCCCGCGCACACTGCGCAACTCCCCGGCGGAAAATCTCGAATTCGCCCTGATCGCCGACGGCGTAAAGCCGTCCGAAGTCTATAACGTGCTGCGGTCGCCGGAAGGCGTCGACCGCGCGTTCAGAAAACTCGACGAGATCAAGCCGGCGATCACCGTCTGGTGGACCAGCGGCCAGCAGCCGGTCCAGCTGCTCGCCAGCGGCGAGGTCTTCTACGCGACAGCCTTCAACGGCCGCATCCAGCAGCTTCAAAAGGACAAGCTGCCGGTCAGGATCATCTGGGACGGCGGATCGCTGGACGTCAGCTACTATTCCATCGTGAAGGGCGCCCGCAACGTGGCCGATGCCCAGAAATTCATGAACTACTGCTGGAACACACCGACGCGCTTGGCCGAGATCGCCCGCGCCATGCCCTACTCCTCCTTCAACCCTGACATCTACAAGATCCTCTCGGCCGACGAGGCCAAGGAACTGCCGACCAGCCCGGCGAACCTCGACGTTCAGTTCGCGCTGGATTCCGAATATTGGGCTGAAAACCTCCCGCGCATCCAGAAGCGGTGGGAAGCTTGGCGCCTGCAATGA
- a CDS encoding ABC transporter ATP-binding protein, producing the protein MVDVNKPSSGTLNREAFSKAKATGATIEFQSVRKAYGSITALHDFSLTIHPGEFLTILGSSGSGKTTALNALAGFSGADSGDILIDGKSVIDEPPERRNLGMVFQNYSLFPHMTVFDNIAFPLRMRRAPRSEINERVERVLEIVRLGALAKRMPRDLSGGQQQRVAFARAIVFEPPVLLMDEPLGALDLKLREALQFEIKEIQHQLGCTVVYVTHDQREALAMSSRIVVLRDGRIEQVGTPSEMYDAPKSRFVADFIGQTNLLAADLSTAGSVSISELGAVYRDADSQARQGAWYASVRPEKLQRRPAEGADIAVGVTVQEAVFLGDVIEYSARTAHGALIHFREQRRDRDRIPERGETISLVLRPSDVVLVPDLAKTGR; encoded by the coding sequence ATGGTGGATGTCAATAAACCCTCCAGCGGCACCTTGAACAGGGAAGCTTTTTCGAAAGCGAAGGCGACCGGTGCGACGATCGAGTTCCAATCCGTCCGCAAGGCCTATGGATCGATAACAGCACTGCACGATTTTTCTCTGACCATTCATCCCGGCGAGTTCCTGACGATCCTCGGGTCGAGCGGATCGGGGAAAACGACGGCTCTGAATGCACTTGCGGGTTTCTCCGGGGCGGACTCGGGCGACATCCTCATCGACGGCAAGTCGGTGATCGACGAGCCGCCGGAGCGCCGGAATCTGGGGATGGTGTTCCAGAACTATTCCCTGTTCCCGCACATGACGGTGTTCGACAACATCGCCTTCCCGCTGCGGATGCGCCGCGCCCCGCGTAGTGAGATCAACGAACGGGTGGAGCGGGTCCTGGAGATCGTCCGGCTCGGCGCGCTCGCCAAGCGGATGCCCCGCGATCTCTCCGGTGGACAGCAGCAGCGAGTGGCTTTCGCCCGCGCCATCGTGTTCGAACCGCCCGTCCTGTTGATGGACGAGCCGCTCGGCGCGCTCGATCTCAAGCTGCGCGAAGCGCTGCAGTTCGAGATCAAGGAAATCCAGCATCAGCTCGGCTGCACCGTGGTCTATGTAACTCACGATCAGCGCGAGGCGCTCGCCATGTCGTCGCGCATCGTCGTTCTGCGCGACGGCCGGATCGAGCAGGTCGGCACCCCGTCCGAAATGTACGACGCGCCGAAAAGCCGCTTCGTCGCCGATTTCATCGGCCAGACCAACCTGCTGGCCGCCGATCTGTCGACGGCCGGATCGGTGTCCATTTCCGAACTGGGCGCCGTTTACCGGGATGCGGACTCCCAGGCCCGCCAAGGGGCTTGGTACGCCAGCGTTCGTCCCGAAAAGCTTCAGCGCCGCCCGGCCGAAGGGGCGGACATTGCCGTGGGCGTGACCGTTCAAGAAGCGGTGTTCCTCGGCGACGTGATCGAGTACAGCGCCCGCACCGCCCATGGTGCGCTCATCCACTTCCGGGAACAGAGACGCGACAGGGATCGGATCCCGGAACGCGGCGAGACGATCAGTCTCGTCCTGCGACCCTCCGACGTCGTCCTCGTTCCGGATCTCGCCAAGACCGGTCGCTAA
- a CDS encoding TetR/AcrR family transcriptional regulator, producing MQQDEKIQGSGPERDETVPPLFFEEVLAVKSRERTRPKRERTRYMLLSLVARHLRTTRGKLMTVEALLDEAGLSRGTFYNHFKDMDECAVVLVNLFFEYVTHRRTVSKGPRSSYEAILTANTDYCRAYEANAGFYSLFSELATRNPEVLRMRERMNSEWVDRIIVAVARRRGQPFGVEERGRFEGVLRLLIAMTIESLRERFVHGDALLCRSFPTADSLAKALSDQWYLAMVQFEGPIQPAVSANRHAASG from the coding sequence ATGCAGCAGGATGAGAAAATTCAGGGCAGCGGGCCTGAGCGGGATGAAACCGTTCCCCCTCTCTTCTTTGAAGAGGTGCTGGCAGTCAAGAGCCGGGAGCGGACGCGCCCAAAGCGGGAGCGGACGCGCTACATGCTGCTCTCCCTAGTCGCCCGCCACCTGCGCACCACACGGGGAAAGCTGATGACGGTGGAGGCCCTGCTGGACGAAGCTGGGCTGTCACGCGGAACCTTCTACAATCATTTCAAAGACATGGACGAATGCGCCGTCGTCCTCGTCAACCTGTTCTTCGAATATGTCACCCACCGCCGCACCGTATCGAAGGGGCCACGAAGCAGCTACGAGGCGATCTTGACCGCCAACACCGACTATTGCCGCGCCTATGAGGCGAACGCAGGCTTCTACAGCCTGTTCTCGGAACTGGCCACGCGGAATCCCGAGGTGTTGCGCATGCGCGAGCGGATGAATTCCGAATGGGTCGACCGCATCATCGTCGCTGTCGCCCGCCGTCGCGGACAGCCCTTCGGCGTGGAGGAACGCGGCAGGTTCGAGGGCGTCCTGCGCCTGCTGATCGCGATGACGATCGAAAGCTTGCGCGAACGGTTCGTCCATGGCGACGCGTTGCTGTGCCGGTCCTTCCCCACCGCCGACAGCCTCGCAAAAGCGCTGTCCGATCAATGGTATCTTGCGATGGTGCAGTTCGAAGGCCCAATCCAGCCGGCTGTAAGCGCTAACCGCCACGCCGCATCAGGGTGA